A single window of Vibrio alfacsensis DNA harbors:
- a CDS encoding DegT/DnrJ/EryC1/StrS family aminotransferase encodes MIKFLDLKAINAAYENELKEACARVIDSGWYIMGNELEQFESKFAEYCETKYAIGVANGLDALILVLRAWKELGKLSEGDEVIVPANTYIASILAITENELVPVLVEPDMETYNLTKEGIEAAITPRTKAVLPVHLYGLISPMPEIMQIAKEHNLLVLEDCAQAHGAMTDGKKAGSWGDAAGFSFYPGKNLGALGDAGAITTNNDELAQTLIALRNYGSHKKYENSYQGLNSRLDEIQAAMLRVKLKYLDSETASRQNIADHYLRGINNSLVEVPKLNVDGEHVWHLFVVRCAYRDALIKHLVEHDIQTLVHYPIAPHKQQAYSEFNHLSFPLTEKLQDEVLSLPMSPCLSEQECQKVIDAINSFKVV; translated from the coding sequence GTGATCAAGTTTTTAGATTTGAAAGCTATCAATGCTGCGTATGAAAATGAACTGAAAGAAGCCTGTGCACGAGTAATCGATTCCGGTTGGTACATTATGGGCAACGAACTAGAACAATTTGAGTCTAAGTTTGCTGAATATTGCGAAACTAAATATGCCATTGGTGTGGCTAATGGTTTAGATGCACTCATCTTAGTTTTGCGGGCTTGGAAAGAATTAGGCAAGCTTTCAGAAGGCGATGAAGTTATCGTTCCTGCAAATACTTACATCGCAAGCATTCTAGCCATCACAGAAAACGAGTTAGTGCCTGTGCTAGTTGAGCCAGATATGGAGACGTACAACTTAACGAAAGAGGGCATTGAAGCTGCAATTACCCCAAGAACAAAAGCCGTTTTGCCCGTTCATCTCTATGGACTGATTTCACCAATGCCAGAAATTATGCAAATCGCAAAAGAGCACAATTTGTTGGTACTGGAGGATTGTGCTCAAGCACATGGCGCGATGACTGATGGCAAGAAAGCGGGCAGTTGGGGGGATGCTGCTGGTTTTAGTTTCTATCCTGGCAAAAACCTTGGTGCGTTAGGTGATGCTGGAGCGATTACTACAAATAATGATGAGCTAGCTCAAACTTTGATCGCACTTCGCAATTATGGCTCACATAAAAAATATGAGAATTCATATCAAGGTTTAAACAGCCGTTTAGATGAAATTCAAGCCGCAATGTTGCGAGTAAAATTAAAGTACCTTGATTCAGAAACCGCGAGTCGACAGAATATAGCTGATCACTACTTGAGAGGTATAAATAATAGTCTAGTCGAAGTGCCAAAGTTGAATGTAGATGGTGAGCATGTCTGGCATCTGTTTGTTGTACGTTGTGCTTATCGAGATGCATTAATTAAGCACCTAGTAGAGCACGATATCCAGACGTTAGTTCATTATCCTATTGCGCCACACAAGCAACAGGCTTACAGTGAGTTTAATCATCTTTCTTTTCCATTGACTGAGAAATTGCAGGACGAAGTTTTATCACTTCCTATGTCCCCATGTTTAAGTGAACAAGAATGTCAAAAAGTCATCGATGCAATTAACTCTTTTAAGGTAGTGTAA
- a CDS encoding alpha-1,2-fucosyltransferase yields the protein MHVRRGDYLNSPALSGLAPLWYYHNAIKYIEENTEHPTFFVFSDDIQWCRDNLALSNVHYIDWNTKNDSYKDIQLMSLCKHNIIPNSSFSWWGAFLNENTDKIVIAPETWGNKSVGVELNDMNYPGWLVIPNTEK from the coding sequence ATTCACGTTCGTCGAGGGGACTACCTAAACTCGCCTGCGTTATCAGGCCTAGCCCCACTTTGGTACTATCATAACGCAATTAAATATATCGAAGAAAACACAGAGCATCCGACGTTCTTTGTTTTTTCTGATGATATTCAGTGGTGCCGAGATAACCTAGCCCTATCAAATGTTCATTACATTGACTGGAATACCAAAAACGATAGCTACAAAGACATTCAACTAATGAGCTTATGCAAACACAATATCATTCCAAATAGTAGTTTTAGTTGGTGGGGAGCATTTTTAAATGAGAACACCGACAAAATTGTTATTGCACCTGAAACGTGGGGCAATAAGTCAGTTGGAGTTGAATTAAACGACATGAATTACCCTGGATGGTTGGTAATCCCAAATACTGAAAAGTAG
- a CDS encoding YjbF family lipoprotein yields the protein MNHFLPRSWMRLLVALPVLSLAVGCTQKFNDVSATVQEAYNNYVDVELTAEEIDAVPYASAYLKIGNQKQVFVVLAFAEHNPITGNTQLKWVSADKAMVVTENGHIVKTIGLQHNNLAGAHGDVPSFALENTEYSLSYDWAKQYRYGFPAHVKRVYQGKESVITPLSNSPADIYRETVHFSTLSQSVDNFYWVDANGKVIKTVQYLGPNMVPIELTILKGYSKS from the coding sequence ATGAATCATTTTCTACCACGCTCATGGATGCGTCTGCTCGTCGCCTTGCCCGTATTAAGCCTTGCTGTTGGTTGTACTCAAAAATTCAACGATGTTTCCGCGACAGTACAAGAAGCTTACAACAACTATGTGGATGTTGAATTAACAGCCGAAGAAATCGATGCGGTACCTTACGCGAGCGCTTATTTAAAAATCGGCAACCAAAAACAAGTGTTTGTTGTATTAGCCTTTGCTGAACACAACCCTATTACGGGTAATACTCAACTAAAATGGGTGAGTGCAGATAAAGCAATGGTCGTAACAGAAAACGGACACATCGTAAAAACAATTGGTTTGCAACACAATAATCTCGCGGGTGCGCATGGTGATGTGCCTAGTTTTGCCTTAGAAAATACAGAGTACTCTCTTTCTTACGATTGGGCCAAGCAGTACCGTTATGGTTTTCCTGCTCATGTGAAGCGCGTATATCAAGGCAAAGAGTCCGTCATTACGCCGCTCTCTAACTCCCCAGCAGATATCTATCGTGAAACGGTTCATTTTTCCACTCTGTCACAAAGTGTGGATAACTTTTACTGGGTTGACGCTAATGGCAAGGTCATTAAAACCGTTCAGTATTTAGGCCCGAATATGGTGCCGATTGAACTCACTATTTTGAAAGGGTACAGCAAATCATGA
- a CDS encoding acyltransferase family protein encodes MERSLSVDALKVVLFLSVVLGHINTPFHHYIFAFHIPAFFFLSGFLMKRKSLSETGSDFVRLVVPFFIFSALGIAIELSKRFALGRDFPDFGPMLYSIYIAYESTVPYYGFVLWFLPVLFLAKFITRVLLSRVESVLIPAILSSVVLFFYKDYQYVLPSAAGVDKLFVTVPFLMLGFAFREVKPKDDRLLFFASSLFVVLCAGYNAIPYFDIGSSKVIYNGLSILFPVFLAISFFSFSGC; translated from the coding sequence ATGGAAAGATCATTATCGGTGGACGCGCTTAAAGTAGTTCTTTTTTTGTCTGTAGTACTTGGGCATATCAATACACCTTTTCATCACTATATTTTTGCATTCCACATTCCGGCATTTTTCTTTTTGTCTGGATTTCTAATGAAAAGGAAAAGCCTAAGCGAAACTGGAAGCGACTTTGTAAGGCTTGTTGTTCCATTTTTTATTTTCTCGGCGCTTGGAATAGCAATTGAATTATCAAAACGATTCGCTCTGGGGAGAGATTTTCCAGATTTTGGGCCTATGCTCTATAGCATCTATATCGCGTATGAGTCTACAGTCCCTTATTACGGGTTTGTGCTTTGGTTTCTACCTGTACTGTTTTTAGCTAAGTTTATCACTCGTGTTTTATTGAGTCGTGTGGAAAGTGTATTAATCCCAGCAATTTTATCGTCAGTGGTGCTGTTTTTCTATAAAGATTATCAATATGTTCTACCTTCAGCGGCAGGTGTTGATAAACTTTTTGTTACTGTTCCATTTCTAATGCTTGGCTTTGCTTTTAGAGAAGTAAAGCCAAAAGATGATAGGCTTTTGTTCTTTGCTTCTTCGCTTTTCGTGGTTCTTTGCGCTGGATATAACGCTATACCATATTTCGATATTGGAAGTTCAAAAGTTATTTACAATGGTTTGTCTATTTTGTTTCCAGTATTTTTGGCAATTTCGTTCTTTTCGTTTTCAGGTTGTTAG
- a CDS encoding capsule biosynthesis GfcC family protein, whose product MNYRRSALISGLLFAVTSLTPVSAQPSVNTAPSLQIKLIGIDKQLQSDQGLRLADALKLAQQQRMVLQYPLGTTLFDESDDALQNSMALKNSVLNQMMQHNLVSHPLYKFIQKQQFAPRVLSGIDVDQVRLDKFDNPLLNGKFSLASSPRDSHVVYLGNVEKIWQIRSQAGIPLHTQIDHLNTTIGDLSQSPVVIYPDGSVVNPHHGSWLNTQYYLPPLTMVYIPFAPFSESQMDQDIVKLLTQLKPMHSKTPL is encoded by the coding sequence ATGAATTACCGACGTTCTGCCCTAATAAGCGGCCTATTATTTGCCGTTACTAGCTTAACTCCTGTGTCTGCTCAACCATCAGTCAATACAGCCCCATCACTTCAAATAAAGTTGATAGGTATCGATAAACAGTTGCAGTCCGACCAAGGGTTGCGCCTGGCAGATGCACTCAAGCTTGCGCAGCAGCAGCGAATGGTTCTGCAATACCCGTTGGGTACTACCCTGTTTGATGAATCTGATGATGCGCTGCAAAACTCAATGGCACTGAAAAACTCTGTGCTCAACCAGATGATGCAACACAACTTAGTTTCTCACCCTTTGTATAAATTCATCCAAAAACAGCAATTTGCACCGCGCGTACTTTCTGGTATTGATGTAGACCAAGTGCGCCTAGATAAATTCGATAACCCGCTGCTTAACGGTAAATTTTCGTTAGCCTCTTCACCTCGAGATTCTCATGTAGTGTATCTAGGTAACGTCGAAAAAATATGGCAAATCCGCTCACAAGCGGGAATTCCTCTGCACACGCAAATTGACCACCTAAACACAACCATCGGTGACTTGAGCCAATCTCCTGTTGTTATCTATCCTGACGGAAGTGTGGTAAATCCTCACCATGGCTCTTGGCTCAATACACAATATTATCTGCCACCACTCACTATGGTTTACATTCCGTTTGCACCTTTTTCAGAATCTCAAATGGATCAGGATATTGTAAAACTACTCACTCAACTTAAGCCAATGCATTCGAAGACGCCACTATGA
- a CDS encoding porin family protein, with translation MINKRPWLGALSAISVSLCSFSASANFYSGALVSYSNAEYHHTSSQNTQSTVSEGNPFLLQAQAGYFFNDYLALEARYGTSVQRDSGLAVDSLASGFVKLNMPVAERIALYGLAGYSSVQIDKQGVGSLKEQGFSFGLGMHYALNKHNAVVFEFIDSASEDQVRLNALTIGFQHRF, from the coding sequence GTGATCAACAAACGACCATGGCTAGGGGCGTTGAGTGCGATAAGCGTAAGCTTGTGCTCATTTTCTGCTTCAGCAAACTTCTATTCTGGCGCATTGGTTAGTTACTCTAACGCCGAATATCACCACACCTCATCTCAAAACACCCAGTCTACAGTAAGTGAAGGCAATCCATTTTTATTGCAAGCACAAGCTGGTTACTTCTTCAATGATTACCTCGCTTTAGAAGCGCGCTACGGCACCTCTGTCCAACGTGATAGTGGTCTTGCTGTCGACAGCCTAGCAAGCGGCTTTGTTAAGCTAAACATGCCAGTTGCTGAGCGTATCGCGTTATATGGATTGGCGGGTTACTCTAGCGTTCAGATCGATAAACAAGGCGTTGGCTCACTCAAAGAGCAAGGTTTTAGTTTTGGCTTGGGTATGCACTATGCGCTTAATAAGCACAATGCCGTTGTGTTTGAATTTATTGACAGTGCCTCTGAAGACCAAGTTCGTTTAAACGCGCTTACCATCGGTTTCCAACACCGCTTCTAA
- a CDS encoding polysaccharide biosynthesis C-terminal domain-containing protein, translating to MLVIEGMQVLSMYRNLFGLIINVLLNAILIGTHGVVGAAVASLMSYLCAYVVFDFLSPKLSNHFKLKMSMFLVRWNSYAK from the coding sequence ATGTTGGTAATCGAGGGGATGCAAGTTCTATCTATGTATCGAAATTTGTTTGGCTTAATTATCAATGTACTCTTGAATGCAATTTTAATCGGTACACATGGCGTTGTTGGCGCTGCGGTAGCTTCTTTAATGTCCTATTTATGTGCCTATGTGGTGTTTGACTTCTTATCACCAAAATTGTCAAACCATTTCAAACTTAAAATGTCCATGTTTCTTGTTCGTTGGAATTCTTATGCTAAGTGA
- the rfaD gene encoding ADP-glyceromanno-heptose 6-epimerase, with amino-acid sequence MIIVTGGAGMIGSNIVKALNEAGINDILVVDNLKNGKKFKNLVDLDITDYMDRDDFLTQIMAGDDFGPIEAVFHEGACSATTEWDGKYMMLNNYEYSKELLHYCLDREIPFLYASSAATYGETDTFIEEREYEGALNVYGYSKQQFDNYVRRLWQDAEDHGEKLSQITGFRYFNVYGPREDHKGSMASVAFHLNNQINAGENPKLFAGSESFKRDFVYVGDVSKVNLWFLENGVSGIFNCGTGNAESFEEVAKAVITHHGKGEIQTIPFPEHLKGAYQEFTQADLTKLRAAGCDVIFKTVAEGVAEYLAIQNR; translated from the coding sequence ATGATCATCGTAACTGGTGGTGCTGGCATGATCGGCAGCAACATTGTTAAAGCGCTGAATGAAGCAGGTATTAACGATATTCTGGTTGTCGACAACCTAAAAAATGGCAAGAAGTTTAAAAACTTAGTTGATCTTGATATCACTGATTACATGGATCGTGACGACTTCCTTACCCAAATCATGGCTGGTGATGATTTCGGGCCTATCGAAGCGGTTTTCCACGAAGGTGCTTGCTCTGCAACAACTGAGTGGGACGGCAAATACATGATGCTAAACAACTATGAGTACTCTAAAGAGCTGCTTCACTACTGTTTAGATCGTGAAATTCCGTTCCTATACGCTTCATCTGCTGCGACTTACGGTGAGACAGATACCTTTATCGAAGAGCGCGAGTACGAGGGTGCACTAAATGTGTACGGTTACTCAAAACAGCAATTTGATAACTATGTCCGTCGTCTATGGCAAGATGCCGAAGATCACGGCGAGAAGCTGTCGCAAATTACCGGATTCCGTTACTTTAACGTCTACGGCCCACGTGAAGATCACAAAGGCAGCATGGCATCAGTTGCATTCCACTTAAACAACCAAATCAATGCGGGCGAAAACCCAAAATTGTTCGCTGGCAGTGAATCATTCAAGCGTGACTTTGTGTACGTGGGTGACGTAAGTAAAGTTAACCTATGGTTCCTAGAAAACGGCGTATCAGGCATCTTTAACTGTGGTACTGGTAATGCAGAATCATTTGAAGAAGTGGCGAAAGCGGTGATCACTCACCACGGTAAAGGTGAAATCCAAACCATTCCTTTCCCTGAACACCTAAAAGGCGCATACCAAGAGTTTACTCAAGCAGACCTGACTAAGCTTCGTGCTGCTGGCTGTGATGTGATATTTAAAACCGTTGCCGAGGGTGTGGCGGAATACCTAGCCATTCAAAACCGCTAA
- a CDS encoding glycosyltransferase yields MARDNIPVLEEVVYAFFCYKQSDYLEQTLSSVLQQTVWPSKLLILDDCSPDDSHEKILSILESAPEGLNIEYRHNEKNIGLVSQLNSLRGQYEGKLIIGQAGDDVAMPTRIEETYRAWLDNGKPSLIIGSYDKISEQGDIIEAFESIKQNKKPYTLENILNRKCAVDGCCAAFTSNILDEFDPYHKDIINEDRINVLRAFLLNGVHHEPKRWIQYRLGGISTFAKETRKDKYDNTVINAQRELQDLKMNLRDAQCKGSHHVAEMVKKRMVVAEFMASIPSEPLALYQSALRYFLKTRDYRTALKVLRRLK; encoded by the coding sequence ATGGCACGAGATAATATCCCTGTACTAGAAGAGGTTGTTTATGCATTCTTCTGCTACAAACAATCAGACTATCTAGAACAAACGCTTTCTTCAGTGCTTCAACAAACTGTGTGGCCAAGTAAATTGCTAATTCTGGATGATTGTTCGCCAGATGATAGTCATGAAAAAATCTTATCGATACTTGAATCGGCCCCTGAGGGGTTAAATATCGAATACCGCCACAATGAAAAAAATATTGGGTTAGTAAGTCAATTGAACTCGTTACGAGGTCAGTATGAAGGTAAGTTAATCATTGGGCAAGCTGGCGATGATGTTGCTATGCCAACGCGAATTGAAGAAACTTACCGTGCATGGTTAGATAATGGGAAGCCAAGCTTAATCATTGGTAGTTACGACAAAATCTCAGAGCAAGGCGATATTATTGAGGCGTTTGAATCCATCAAACAGAATAAAAAGCCTTACACTTTAGAAAATATTCTAAATAGAAAGTGTGCGGTTGATGGTTGCTGCGCTGCTTTTACCTCTAATATTTTAGATGAATTTGATCCTTACCATAAAGATATCATCAACGAGGACCGAATTAATGTATTGCGTGCATTTTTGCTAAATGGAGTACACCATGAGCCTAAGAGGTGGATTCAATATCGATTAGGGGGTATTTCAACTTTTGCGAAAGAGACGCGGAAAGACAAATATGACAATACCGTTATTAATGCGCAAAGAGAGTTGCAAGACTTGAAAATGAATTTGCGTGATGCTCAGTGTAAGGGATCACATCATGTTGCGGAAATGGTAAAGAAAAGAATGGTCGTGGCTGAGTTTATGGCTTCCATTCCTTCAGAACCGTTAGCATTGTATCAGTCAGCGCTAAGGTATTTTTTGAAAACGAGAGACTACCGAACAGCACTAAAAGTACTGAGACGATTAAAATAG
- the waaF gene encoding lipopolysaccharide heptosyltransferase II, which translates to MKILIIGPSWVGDMVMSQSLYIVLKQLHPESQIDVIAPGWCKPILERMPEIHQAIEMPIGHGEFNFLGRREIGKSLREKQYDHAYILPKSAKSALIPWFANIPRRTGWKGEMRYGLLNDLRPNMKSFQFMVERYVALAYAEAEMIDSSSLGGLETLPRPSLFIDKQEQGATISKFNLNQESPVVGLCPGAEFGPAKKWPEVHYAEVATQMAKSGHQVWLFGSQKDLDTCNNIKQLVPAELQQRIHVLAGQTSLIEAVDLLAACQTVVANDSGLMHVAAAVGCNVVAVYGSTSPKYTPPLAEKVEIVHTDINCRPCFKRECQFKHLKCLTDLSPEKVLSCIQKLESDLTNNNSKLERN; encoded by the coding sequence ATGAAAATACTCATCATCGGACCATCTTGGGTTGGCGATATGGTGATGTCACAATCACTCTATATCGTGTTAAAGCAACTTCATCCAGAAAGCCAAATTGATGTGATTGCCCCAGGTTGGTGTAAACCTATTCTTGAGCGAATGCCAGAAATTCACCAAGCCATTGAAATGCCAATTGGGCATGGGGAGTTCAACTTCCTTGGTCGTCGTGAAATCGGTAAATCATTACGAGAAAAACAGTATGACCACGCCTACATCCTGCCGAAGTCTGCAAAGTCAGCTTTGATTCCTTGGTTTGCTAATATCCCACGTCGTACTGGCTGGAAAGGTGAAATGCGCTACGGTTTGCTTAATGACTTGCGCCCAAATATGAAATCGTTCCAGTTCATGGTTGAACGTTATGTGGCACTTGCGTACGCCGAAGCTGAAATGATCGACTCTTCTTCGTTAGGTGGTCTAGAGACCCTACCTCGCCCTAGTCTGTTTATTGATAAACAAGAACAAGGCGCTACGATTTCTAAGTTTAATCTCAATCAAGAATCTCCTGTTGTTGGTCTATGTCCAGGTGCGGAATTTGGTCCAGCCAAAAAATGGCCAGAAGTGCACTATGCAGAAGTCGCTACTCAAATGGCAAAATCCGGGCATCAAGTCTGGCTGTTTGGCTCACAGAAAGATCTCGATACTTGTAATAACATTAAGCAACTCGTGCCGGCTGAGCTTCAACAGAGAATTCATGTTCTCGCAGGGCAAACAAGCTTGATTGAAGCGGTGGACCTGCTCGCGGCTTGCCAGACCGTTGTTGCGAACGACTCGGGTCTTATGCACGTAGCGGCGGCTGTTGGGTGTAACGTTGTGGCTGTGTATGGATCAACATCACCTAAGTACACCCCTCCGTTAGCGGAAAAAGTCGAGATTGTTCATACCGACATCAACTGCCGTCCATGCTTTAAACGCGAGTGTCAGTTTAAGCACTTAAAGTGTTTGACGGACTTATCACCTGAGAAAGTCCTAAGCTGTATTCAGAAACTCGAGTCAGACTTAACAAACAATAATTCAAAACTAGAAAGGAATTGA
- a CDS encoding four helix bundle protein has product MRFKQLRVWQQACRLSCDIYKMMETCRDFGFKDQITRSGLSIPSNIAEGEERESIKDQIRFLNIAKSSTAEFITQVYIGIEVGYIEKASGLGLIQEAESIAATLGRLSKTKRNRLNEDAAEYDVRNP; this is encoded by the coding sequence TTGAGGTTTAAGCAACTTAGAGTATGGCAACAAGCTTGCCGACTGTCTTGTGATATATACAAGATGATGGAAACATGCCGAGACTTTGGTTTTAAAGATCAAATCACCCGTTCTGGATTATCAATCCCATCGAATATTGCTGAGGGAGAAGAACGGGAATCAATTAAAGACCAAATTCGGTTTTTAAATATTGCAAAGTCGTCAACGGCAGAGTTCATTACTCAAGTCTATATCGGCATTGAAGTTGGATACATCGAGAAAGCGTCCGGTTTGGGTCTCATTCAAGAGGCTGAATCCATCGCAGCGACTCTTGGACGGTTGAGTAAAACAAAGAGAAACCGTTTAAATGAAGATGCTGCAGAGTACGATGTCCGTAATCCGTAA
- a CDS encoding oligosaccharide flippase family protein: MLVSIYVIRYFTPEEYGEIAYYQSIIFILVAFVSFGLENIILREIARDKNNTEKVIVNAIFLRLSISALIFLVSVMLMLLGLVSENFILFVILSCSLFANGFSAVELYNIAIEKGKRISLASTSLALFFFAIKLALIYYGALDQTLFCIVFVIEIALYFLLLSVMFLLDGGKFDLSLVSTKYIKWILKESIPLLVANVVFGLYVKIDALMISHIKGMEDVGYYSAGLKFSEVLFIIPTVVCNALFPYLDSLFKECKSKYNKTLLIIGTTGFYALLSVSAILYFGWLPYRHPYRRQVPGFFSSV, encoded by the coding sequence ATTTTAGTATCCATCTACGTAATTCGATATTTTACCCCGGAAGAATATGGGGAAATAGCATATTATCAAAGTATTATTTTTATTTTGGTTGCATTTGTTTCTTTTGGTCTTGAAAATATCATCCTTCGGGAAATAGCTAGAGATAAAAATAATACTGAAAAAGTTATTGTTAATGCTATTTTTCTTCGGTTGTCGATATCTGCATTGATATTTCTGGTCAGCGTGATGTTGATGTTATTAGGCCTAGTAAGTGAAAACTTTATACTATTTGTGATTTTAAGTTGCTCACTATTTGCTAATGGGTTTAGCGCAGTTGAACTCTACAATATAGCTATAGAAAAGGGTAAAAGAATTAGCTTGGCTAGTACATCACTGGCCTTGTTTTTTTTCGCTATAAAGTTGGCGCTAATTTATTATGGGGCTCTAGATCAAACGCTATTCTGTATTGTATTTGTTATTGAAATAGCCCTGTATTTTTTATTGCTGTCAGTGATGTTTTTGTTAGATGGTGGGAAGTTTGATCTATCTTTGGTGTCTACAAAGTATATTAAATGGATATTGAAAGAGTCAATCCCCCTACTGGTAGCTAATGTTGTTTTTGGCCTATATGTAAAAATAGATGCATTGATGATATCCCACATAAAAGGGATGGAAGATGTAGGCTACTACAGTGCAGGTTTAAAATTTTCCGAAGTGTTATTTATCATACCAACAGTTGTTTGTAATGCACTGTTTCCTTATTTAGACTCTTTGTTTAAAGAGTGTAAAAGTAAGTACAATAAAACATTGTTAATTATTGGAACCACTGGTTTCTATGCTTTACTGAGTGTTAGTGCTATTTTATATTTTGGGTGGCTACCTTATCGTCACCCTTATAGGAGACAAGTACCAGGTTTCTTCTCAAGTGTTTAG
- a CDS encoding glycosyltransferase: MYIVGVSNWITNRSKSSQLLSRYEHFTVGNPIDTSKYIVDSSIYNKNKNKNKIILFIAIGADDDKNKGFSDVIFVAENISEQVELKIVGSGRVGKEKIGNANVEYMGYLGDASAIIAEYNRADCVIIPSKQESFGQVASESLSCGTPVVCYNTSGLKDIVLHGVNGYLANDFDRKDLLQGVLEVLSGKFIEKEKCRETITKNFSYEKYQVNTRIYTIMSSAESSKSYLVLLIFASLSCHNVF, from the coding sequence ATTTATATAGTAGGTGTCAGCAATTGGATTACAAATAGAAGCAAATCATCCCAGTTACTTTCACGATATGAGCACTTTACTGTAGGGAATCCCATAGATACTAGTAAATACATTGTAGATAGTTCAATTTATAATAAAAATAAAAATAAAAATAAAATAATTTTATTTATAGCTATTGGTGCTGATGATGATAAAAATAAGGGCTTTTCTGATGTGATATTTGTTGCAGAGAATATATCTGAACAAGTTGAGTTGAAAATAGTTGGAAGTGGGCGTGTTGGGAAAGAAAAAATTGGAAATGCAAACGTGGAGTATATGGGGTATTTGGGTGATGCAAGTGCGATAATTGCAGAATACAATAGAGCAGACTGTGTTATTATTCCTTCTAAACAAGAATCATTTGGCCAAGTTGCATCCGAGTCATTGAGTTGTGGCACGCCAGTTGTTTGTTATAACACTTCAGGCCTAAAAGATATTGTGTTACATGGAGTTAATGGGTACTTGGCTAATGATTTTGATAGAAAAGACTTACTTCAAGGCGTTTTAGAAGTGCTAAGTGGAAAATTTATAGAAAAGGAAAAATGTCGAGAAACCATAACGAAAAATTTCTCCTACGAAAAATATCAAGTAAATACAAGGATATATACAATTATGTCATCAGCAGAAAGTAGCAAAAGTTATTTGGTGCTGCTAATTTTTGCTAGTCTTTCTTGTCATAATGTCTTCTAA
- a CDS encoding glycosyltransferase, protein MLSDNVINVICATYEAGHELEKTIKSIKGLKYDNLRVIVIDGGSKDCTKVVVEKHQDLVDVFVSERDNGISDAFNKGLKHTIPGYVYFIGAGDEFVDVNAFNTLTEFACFKTELLLCGKVNVVCVETNQVFHTVPRSSCFQKESLLKMMSLPHQGLLMSTVYFEKYGNFKENCTYAMDYELLLRASHEFPSVIVKDVIVANWMSGGVGANNTPGVLAEYYRIKKENKVASNGYLWFIYMKNLSAYYVRKYGKIIIGGRA, encoded by the coding sequence ATGCTAAGTGATAACGTCATTAATGTAATTTGTGCTACTTATGAAGCAGGGCACGAATTGGAAAAAACTATCAAGTCGATTAAAGGGCTTAAGTACGACAACCTTAGGGTCATAGTTATTGATGGTGGAAGTAAGGACTGTACAAAAGTCGTAGTTGAAAAACATCAAGACTTAGTCGACGTATTTGTTTCTGAGAGAGATAATGGAATTTCCGATGCCTTTAATAAAGGCTTGAAGCATACCATCCCAGGTTATGTCTACTTTATCGGTGCAGGGGATGAATTTGTGGATGTTAATGCATTCAATACCCTTACCGAGTTCGCATGCTTTAAGACTGAACTACTGCTTTGCGGGAAAGTTAATGTAGTATGTGTAGAAACAAACCAGGTGTTTCACACGGTTCCACGCTCTTCTTGCTTCCAAAAAGAAAGTCTTCTCAAGATGATGTCGTTGCCTCACCAAGGTTTGTTGATGTCGACGGTTTATTTCGAGAAGTATGGTAATTTTAAGGAAAATTGTACGTATGCGATGGACTATGAACTCCTTCTTAGAGCATCTCATGAATTCCCTAGCGTTATCGTCAAAGACGTTATTGTCGCCAACTGGATGTCGGGCGGTGTAGGCGCAAATAATACTCCCGGGGTTTTAGCTGAATATTATCGGATAAAGAAAGAGAATAAAGTGGCCTCAAATGGTTATCTTTGGTTTATATATATGAAGAACTTATCAGCCTACTACGTGAGGAAATATGGAAAGATCATTATCGGTGGACGCGCTTAA